ATGAGGTAGGCAGGAGGCTGGGGAACACACCTGAGGCTTTATTGCCTCATGCCAAGGTTCTCCAGGACGAAACACATGGCACCTGTGTATCCTCCCGCCCGCTACCAGTTCTCAGAATTTCAGTGACTGTGGGGGCTCAGGGAAAGGAGAAGGTAGAGGCAGTTGCCGCTGTGTGTGTAGCCGTTGTGTGCTTACTGGTGTGTTAAATGAATCTTAAGGTCAgtcacaaaaaggaaaagaaatggaggtCCCTAAATGTGGGGCCTCCGCATTTATGCAATATGGGAAGGTGCACCAAAGGCCTAAGGAGGACACTCGTGGGCATATGGGCACGGGGGGAGACAGTTGTCAGCTGTCCCCTTTTCCATGGCTCAGCTGCCTCTGGGGAAGCTTCTTCTTCATAAGGAATCGATTTAGTTCTGATTGCAAAAGTCAAAGGTTACAAAACCCTGGAGGTCCTAAGCTGGACTTGTTCCCCAAGTGCCCACCACTGTGCGTGTGCTTATTCTAAATGAGTTCACTCCGTCTGAGTTACCATATAAGGGCACCACAGACATTTCTAAATGCTTGATCCCAGTCACAGTAGGATAAACAGAGGGGTCAAAACCCTAGGACCAAGTGCTGCAGCCCAGCTCACCTTACAGTTACACAGAGGTTTACTTCAATCTATTAGGATCTACTTTcagatacacagaaaaaatatatataaaaaaattaattttattgaagaaaaatacaGACTGACGAGTAAGCTTCTCGTTGATTAGCCTGTGAGGAGTCAGAATTCACAGCAAGCAAATAAGCCTTGCGTGCCAGGTGCCTGCCTGGCCTCTCCAGACAGGCCAGAATCCAGTGGGGGAAACGGCTCAGGAAGACCTCTTCTAGAGACCATGGAGGCCGCTCACGTACGTGGCCAGCGAGCCACAGTCTGGGAAGAAGGTCAAGCTCTCTAGGCTGACCACcagtggggatgggaggaggcaggtCACTCTGCCCGCGTTTCTCATTTAGTTTGTGAATTTCTCCACCGGCAAGTgacttctcctctcttctttcagcCAGGGTGGGAGGGGTTTTAGTCTCCTCAAACtcaacccaccccaccctccatggGCTTTACTTCGGAGATCAACCCTAGAGGCACTTCTTCCTCCAGTCTCTGGGCAAGAACCTCCTGGAGTCAGGGATTGCTGGGGGGAGGGGCCAGACTTCAATGGCTAGGATGGAAGTGTAGTGGTTCCTTACTGAACATGTGCTTGCTGTCCAGTCTTTTTACCTGAAGAGACAGACGGAGGAAATGCTCTGGAGTACTCTTCCTCTCATGCCCTCCTGGTACCCCACCAAGTTCAAGCCCCTCAGGATGGGAAAGGGCAggtcctctctcccctcttttcccGACTCCACACAGAATTCAAGGATGCTGTGCACAGCAGCCTGGAGGCCCAGCTGGCGAGGGCAGAGAGACCAGTCTTACCTAGTAGGTCCAGGGACTGCAGCTTTCCTGAGGGGCTGCGTCCTGCCTCGGGGGGCTCTGGTGGTTGGAAGATTCGCTCTCTGGGGAACAGGAGCTTGGTAGGGATGAAGAAGAGACGAATCAGAGCCAAGTTCTGTTGCCCTTCTCAAAAGGCAAGACTGGATGGAAGCTTGCGCCTCCTGAACTCCGTTTTCCTGCCGGCAAGCGGGGTTACAAGGACGATGGAATTACAGCCGTAGGAGGCGAAGGCCAAGCTGGGCACAACACATGTTCTTCTacctaatgttttattttgtttgttttttgagacagggtctctctatatagctatAGTTGTCCTGGAATGTAGGACTATgctgtagactatgctggccttgaacagaaatctgcctgtctctgcctcccaagggctggcattaaaggcatgcaccaccatgcccagctctattttttttttttaggcatgGTTTTAATAactaaggctgaccttgaactcctgattctccagcctctaccttccaagtgctgagattacagacatggccaccatgcctagcctgaCCACACACCTATTTTATCTTACCTCTGTGCCCTACGGCACTTGGAAGCCCTTTCCGAGTTGAGAGAGACTCTGGAGTTTGGGCACTTTTGCTAGGTGGTACACTCCGGCCAGTGAGCGGCATTCGTGTGGCAGGCCTGGGGATGGCTGAGGGAACCGGTAAGCGACCGGAAGACTTAGCAGCTGCTCCCTGTAGTCGGGTTGAACACTGAGAGTTGCTGGTTGAGGGCTGTGGAGCTAGGACTGGTCTGACCGGGACTGGTGGGCCTGTGGAGGGGAGTGAAGACATTTCTGGGTGagtcccacctctcctcccctccataCCAGCGTCATCCATATCTTGGCTGCCCGGGTCTCACTTGCTGTTGTCCGTGCATTGGGCCCAGTTTTCCGCCGGAGAGGAAGAGTTGATTGTGCAAGAGGAGAGAGCGCTGGGCTTCTGGATGCAGGGAACAGATTGCAAGTGGGCGATTCCTGAAACAGAGCAAGGAACGAGAAAGGACTAGAAAGGAGACAGCATGTGTTCTGAAAAGACGTGGGAGGCGGGCCGTTGTCTAGAACCAGCGAGGAAGAGATTCGCTGCCAACAAGATCTGCGGtaggtgttttctttcttttaaagtcattttatatttattgtgtgtgacATACACATGTATCCAAtatacatgcagaggtcagagcacagcttgtgggagtcagttctcgtCATGCAGGTCACAAGGTTTGAACCCAtgttcatcaggcttggtagaAAGGGCTTTTCTCACTGATCCATCCCATTAGCCTATTGCTGCTTTTTGAAACAAGGGagtcatgtggcccaggctggtctcaaactcagcaGAGAGCCcctcaaggatgaccttgaactcctggtctccCTGGCTCTACCTCCAGAGTCTTGGGATTACAGGATATACTTAGACATTTCCATTTATCATATGCATTTACGTGATGTTGGGGCTCAAATCCAGGGCTTCGTAAATGCTAGGCAGACACCACCCACCCAACTCCACCTCCAACCCAACTCACTTAATCCCAACAATTCCACGGGTAGATTAATTTTCTCCCTCTGACCAGTGAGGGGACCACTTCTGTGCCGTCATTGTCTGGGGCACCTTGTCTAGGGGCACACATGCAATCCAACCCTCCACACTCACCTTTTTTGTGACGGGAAGCTTCTTTCCAGCTGCCACCCGAGCAGCCCTGGTTGACCCCTTCTTATCACTGCTTCGGAGTCCGGCTAGGCTGCTTGGGGACGGTGTGCTCCAAGAACTCACAGTGGGCAGCAGATCCCGGACAGGGCTGTCCTTCAGGACAAACGTCTCCCGCCGAGGGCTGGGCTTCCCTCTGGAGCTGGGTTTCCCAGGGCCAGCACCTGCACCCTCCCGATCTTGCAGGGCACACTCCTCTAGCTGAGCTGCCAGGCGGTTGGCTTCATCAAGGatctcctccagcttctctgggctGAGCGGGCCCAGACTGAACCTCACACTCTGGAGAGCGGGAGCTTCTGTGTTCGGGTTACTCCGGTGAGAGAGGCCCCGTCGGGGTGGTTTCTCTGGACTCACCAACACTGTTAGGTCTTCCTCCTCATGACTGAGAAAGCACACAAAAGATTGCAGAAGGCATGCCTGAAGTAGAGCCAGGGACCGTCCCAAACCCCGACTCCATTCTGGCTATGAGAACTGCCTTTACATGCAATGCCTGGTTCTGTGGAGGCCCAGCAAGCCTTTAGCATCtcctattttcttttccctgctccccattttccaagacaaggtctcaactctgtagaccagaatgatctcaaattcaaaatcctctctgcttccacctcctctgtgtgagtgtgtgtatgtgtgttcacacacgcatgcacacacacacacacacacacacacacacactcactcatgtcTATCCTGGGAGGGGGGTGGTCTGCACACTCCATGCATTCCATGGACATGCCTCAACATGCCCAGGCACATCTACCTTTCATTTACATCAGCTTCTAAATGTAACTCCATCTTCTCCCCACCAGCATCCAAGCTGTGTCCTAGAGGCCCAATTCCTCCATACTGGTGGCATCAGAGTGCACTGTACGCTGCTATATTaccaactccagctctagaggccAATAAGTTAACAGTAAAGGGTTATAGTTAAAGGTGTATCGTTGGAGAAAAATAGTGAGGATAAAGAGCTGGTACCTGTCAGATGGGGACAGCCCTCCAAAGTCCAAGGTCTCATCCACAATGAACTTGACATCTGAAGGGATGAGAATAAAAGTCAGCTATCAGTCCCTGCAGACTCTCGGGGCCTCATTCTCCCCTCCAAGGCTTCCTTACCTTCTTTCAACTCTTCCATGCCCAGGCAGCAGAAGCGAAATCAGTTTAGACCTGAGCAGGAAAGACAACAATCCTACCTCGGGTGTCTATCATCCTGCCCTACGCCCCCATCTAGACTCAGGGTGCACTATCTGGGGTGGGGAGGCATGGTGGTGGTAAACTAAGATCCAAGAAACAGCACGTGCACCTGAAACTAGCCCGTTGTTTTCGGGAAAGGTGCAGAGAGCTCGGGCCCCAACACCTGATTGATTGTGAATCTGCCTCTCCTCTGCACATTCCTCCTCCCCCATGTTATTATCCGGGATCCCCCGCCCCCGCCACTTCCCCCGCCACCTTTCCACTTCCCGGCACCACATCCCCGCCACACCTCCGGCGTACACTCCGTTTACACTTCCCACCCCGCCTCACCGTCCACGCAGGATGCTTTTCTTCCACAACCTCCCAGTTCCCGGGAATAGGCTCCCGAGGGGCGGAGCTTCTTTCGAATTCCCTAGGCCCCACCCACTTCTGCTCCAAGCGCACAGCGATTGGTGAGTCCATGGGGGCGGGGCTGAGGCGGGAACCGTCGGGAAGACCGCCGAAGAAGGTTGTAGGTGGACCTAAGCGCAGTTCTCAGAGAGACTCCTTCCGGGGGGCTtcggggtgggtgggtgggagcgAAGCCGcaagtgcgcgcgcgcgcatgcccGGGAGTGCCTCCTCCTGACTGCCCGCCGGAACCTGCAAGGAGCGGCGACGGCGGAGAGAGGGAACCCGGCCAACCAATGTGGGCTTGGAGCCCCGCCtcttcccccgcccccacctcctGCCGTCCAGGCTGCTCTAGGTTTAGCGTCAGGGCTTTTCACCTGCTTGCTGAGACCATCCCCCCCccctactccccccacccccccatagAGGCACAAGAATTCTTCACTTAGCATAAGACATTTCTCTGAGATAGCTGCTATTTCTCCTCCCTGTTTCAACCCCAAAACGACGTGTATGAACAGCTATTTAAGAGTttaaataagggctggagagatggctcagaggttaagagcactggctgctcttccagaggtcctgagttcaattcccagcaaccacatggtggctcacaaccatctgtactgagatctggcgccctcctctggcgtgcgggcagaatgttgtatacataataaataaataaatcttaaaaaaaaagagtttaaataaataattaaggaaaaagaaTTATACTTCCAGGGACACAGTAAGTCTTTGCTAAGAAGGTATTCCATAAGTGTCGAATTCATAAATAgtaatagtaaaaaataaataaaaggatttcAGGGTAGTGCTCCTTAAACGCAGAAGGCTTACACACGGCTAGAGAGCTAAAGATCTTGCTCGTGTGaagattttattcctttgccAGGATGCTGGAGGTGAGGTGTGTGAACTTTAGTGATAGGTCTGTAAATACTTTAACAAACAGCAGAGGCTGAGGTCTGACCGATCCTTAGGGCACAGCCCCTGTGGATATCCCACACCTTCGGTCCTAGGCCTGCTTCAGATGGAAGGAGGCCTCGGCTGTTGTGTCCGCTGTTGCCTGGCTATGGTCTGACCTCTCTTCtccattcagacacacacacacacacacacacacacacacacacacacaccatctctgtccctttcccttctgtattttgttggttgttttctgggacagggtctcatgctgaccttaaattcaccagtaattttttttaattaattaattaatttattttttattttattttattttttgagacagcatttagctgtagttttagagcctgtcctggaactagctcttgtagaccaggctggcctcaaactcacagagatctgcctgcctctgcctcctgagtgctgggattaaaggctttgcCAAGGATAATCTTgaagtcctgatcctcctgcctctgcctcccgagtgctgggattaaagccctgtGTCACACTCTGCTATATATAGGACAGCTGTCTCAGTTATCTAGCGTGTAACAGGCCACTTCAGAAAGCAGTGGCTTAGGAGCTGAGCCTGGTGGGGCGGCATGCCtgctatcccagcacttgagaggtcaAGGCAGAAGAGCCTCgaattgaggattttttttttttttttttttggtttttcgagacagggtttctctgtggctttggagcctgtcctggaactagctctgtagacctggctggtctcgaactcacagagatccgcctgcctctgcctcccgagtgctggaattaaaagtgtgcgccaccatcgcccggctttcaaATTGAGgatcttaaaaaaagattttatttgtctttattttatgtgtatgcgtaacatgtgtgtgcctattcctgcagaggccagaagagggcatttgacctcctggaactgaagttacagatggttgtgagccatcatgtgggtgctggcaactgcaCCCAAgccccctgcaagagcagccagtgctcttaaccactgagctgtctctctagtccTGTGTTTGTGGCTGTTGATGATATGAATAAAAGGGCATACAGGAATGGGAGGGGCTGTGGTCATCTTTTATGGATTCCTTTGCAGAATATCTTCAATATATGACTTgttataagtatttaaaaaaaatagaagcaagaGAGACAGCATCCCAGGGCTCGGGTCCATGGGCTCTGACTTTGGTTAGTTATGTGGGATCGTTTTGTGCTGCTTGCTGGTGTGTAATGGTTATATAGTTATACCAGTTTACAGTCGAAAGCTGGGGGGAGATGACAAATCTTTTCCAGTGCCTCATGCTGTGTAGAAGTGAATTTGGTTCTGTGATAAGCCATCTGGGGTAAATGATAAAGTCAGAGACCTCAGCGGACAGGCTGGGGATGTGACCCATTCTGTAGAGAGCCTGCCTCACTTGCATGGAGTCCTGAATTCAGTCCCTAAAATCCTGTAGAGTCtgaagcctgtaatcccagcatgcagaaaGTGGGGGCAGAAGcaccagaagttcaaggacattgTTGGCTTATGtgtagagttcaaggccaggctgggatatataaaactccatctcaaaaaggagggggcggggctggagagatggctcagaggttaagagcactgactgctcttccagaggttctgagttcaattcccagcaaccacatggtggctcacaaccatctgtactgagatctggcgcccttcTCTGGCAcatgggcatacatggaggcagaatgttgtatacataataaataaatcttaaaaaaaaaagaagttgggcGGGGGAGAGGGACCACTTCTGTAAGAGAGACTATGTGGATatgaaggaacagaagaaaaagaggaatctTAGGGTTTTGGGATCATCTAGTCTGGTTGAAAGACTGCAACCTTCATGAGTTTTCCCTATGTAGAAAGGCTCAGAAAGGACATTTCGAGAATTGAggatctatatatttatttagcttAGGCCAAGCCAGCTAAGGCTCCTTAAGAATACAGTCTTGTCGGTCATGCTTCCTGGAGGCCCTGCAAGGAGAGGCTATGTTAGTAACACCATACCAGACAAACAGAGCACATTCAGGATGCTCTGAGACCATCTCTCTTCGTGGTC
The nucleotide sequence above comes from Microtus pennsylvanicus isolate mMicPen1 chromosome 7, mMicPen1.hap1, whole genome shotgun sequence. Encoded proteins:
- the Psrc1 gene encoding proline/serine-rich coiled-coil protein 1 isoform X1, producing MEELKEDVKFIVDETLDFGGLSPSDSHEEEDLTVLVSPEKPPRRGLSHRSNPNTEAPALQSVRFSLGPLSPEKLEEILDEANRLAAQLEECALQDREGAGAGPGKPSSRGKPSPRRETFVLKDSPVRDLLPTVSSWSTPSPSSLAGLRSSDKKGSTRAARVAAGKKLPVTKKESPTCNLFPASRSPALSPLAQSTLPLRRKTGPNARTTASPPVPVRPVLAPQPSTSNSQCSTRLQGAAAKSSGRLPVPSAIPRPATRMPLTGRSVPPSKSAQTPESLSTRKGLPSAVGHRAPVPQRANLPTTRAPRGRTQPLRKAAVPGPTR
- the Psrc1 gene encoding proline/serine-rich coiled-coil protein 1 isoform X3, producing the protein MELHLEADVNESHEEEDLTVLVSPEKPPRRGLSHRSNPNTEAPALQSVRFSLGPLSPEKLEEILDEANRLAAQLEECALQDREGAGAGPGKPSSRGKPSPRRETFVLKDSPVRDLLPTVSSWSTPSPSSLAGLRSSDKKGSTRAARVAAGKKLPVTKKESPTCNLFPASRSPALSPLAQSTLPLRRKTGPNARTTASPPVPVRPVLAPQPSTSNSQCSTRLQGAAAKSSGRLPVPSAIPRPATRMPLTGRSVPPSKSAQTPESLSTRKGLPSAVGHRAPVPQRANLPTTRAPRGRTQPLRKAAVPGPTR
- the Psrc1 gene encoding proline/serine-rich coiled-coil protein 1 isoform X2, whose protein sequence is MEELKEDVKFIVDETLDFGGLSPSDSHEEEDLTVLVSPEKPPRRGLSHRSNPNTEAPALQSVRFSLGPLSPEKLEEILDEANRLAAQLEECALQDREGAGAGPGKPSSRGKPSPRRETFVLKDSPVRDLLPTVSSWSTPSPSSLAGLRSSDKKGSTRAARVAAGKKLPVTKKESPTCNLFPASRSPALSPLAQSTLPLRRKTGPNARTTASPPVPVRPVLAPQPSTSNSQCSTRLQGAAAKSSGRLPVPSAIPRPATRMPLTGRSVPPSKSAQTPESLSTRKGLPSAVGHRAPVPQRANLPTTRAPRGRTQPLRKAAVPGPTR